One genomic segment of Flavobacteriaceae bacterium includes these proteins:
- the porV gene encoding type IX secretion system outer membrane channel protein PorV — protein sequence MRTLGFYLIIGALFLSKASAQTTNAITTATPFLLIVPDARAGGMGDVGVSTSADANSLFHNPSKIAFSSRQIQIGFNYSPWLRNLTDDIFIGGASYINRFSENAAWGGEFRYFSLGQVDLTDNQGNPTGTINPNELTISGTYALKLSETFSMGVSLRYFRSNLAFTGTTSNIQPINSFGVDVSGYYQSEEENYGTFNGRYRFGFNIANIGPKVSYVPGQEDFIPTNLKLGSGFDFILDDYNLIGVNVEFTKLLVPTPPTRDSTGAIIAGQDDNVGWVSGIFQSFGDAPGGFSEELKEITYALGAEYLYNNAFALRAGYFHESEVKGNRQYYTLGAGFKTNALNIDLSYLINASDVNNPLENSLRFSLSFDLGEIYEDY from the coding sequence ATGAGAACATTAGGATTTTATCTGATCATTGGGGCTTTATTCTTGTCAAAAGCAAGTGCACAAACAACCAATGCGATTACAACCGCAACGCCCTTTTTATTAATTGTACCTGACGCCAGGGCCGGTGGAATGGGAGATGTAGGAGTATCTACATCTGCAGACGCAAACTCATTATTTCACAACCCTTCTAAAATTGCTTTTAGTTCAAGACAAATACAAATTGGTTTCAATTATTCTCCTTGGCTGCGTAACTTGACAGATGATATTTTTATTGGAGGTGCTTCATATATTAACAGATTTAGCGAAAATGCTGCCTGGGGGGGCGAGTTTAGATATTTCTCTCTGGGGCAGGTAGATTTAACAGATAACCAGGGAAATCCTACCGGAACTATTAATCCTAATGAACTCACCATATCCGGAACGTATGCCCTAAAGTTAAGTGAGACATTCTCTATGGGGGTAAGTTTAAGGTACTTTAGATCCAATTTGGCATTCACGGGAACTACATCTAACATACAACCTATCAATTCTTTCGGCGTAGATGTTTCCGGGTACTATCAGTCGGAAGAAGAAAACTACGGGACGTTTAACGGGCGTTACAGGTTCGGATTCAATATAGCAAATATAGGCCCCAAAGTTTCTTACGTACCGGGGCAAGAAGATTTTATACCAACCAACCTTAAATTAGGCAGTGGTTTTGATTTTATTTTAGATGATTATAATTTGATTGGTGTAAATGTAGAGTTTACCAAGCTATTAGTACCCACACCTCCTACCAGAGATAGTACAGGAGCTATTATAGCCGGTCAGGACGATAATGTGGGGTGGGTATCGGGAATCTTTCAATCTTTTGGAGATGCCCCGGGAGGTTTTAGTGAAGAGTTAAAAGAAATTACCTACGCTTTGGGAGCCGAATATCTATATAACAATGCATTTGCTCTGAGAGCAGGATATTTTCATGAAAGCGAAGTAAAAGGAAACCGCCAATACTATACATTAGGAGCCGGTTTTAAAACCAATGCATTGAATATAGATTTATCCTATTTAATTAATGCTTCCGATGTAAACAACCCGTTAGAAAACTCATTGCGCTTTTCATTGTCTTTTGACTTAGGAGAAATTTATGAAGATTATTAA
- the cdd gene encoding cytidine deaminase: MKKMTISPPAIIYDELFELSGQERNLLTEALKATKKAYAPYSKFKVGTALLLENNQIITGSNQENAAYPSGMCAERVAVWKAGTDYPNIKIKKIAITATSLNTAVNKPVSPCGGCRQTLLEYEINQKEPIAVLFRGETGKIVKVASVASLLPFSFDASFL; this comes from the coding sequence ATGAAAAAAATGACCATATCTCCGCCTGCTATTATTTACGATGAACTTTTCGAACTATCGGGACAAGAGCGAAATTTATTAACAGAAGCATTAAAAGCGACTAAAAAAGCCTATGCTCCTTATTCAAAATTTAAAGTAGGAACTGCATTGTTATTAGAAAATAATCAAATCATAACAGGAAGCAATCAAGAAAACGCAGCATACCCTTCCGGGATGTGTGCGGAAAGGGTGGCTGTATGGAAAGCAGGCACTGATTATCCTAATATAAAAATTAAAAAAATAGCCATTACAGCTACTTCATTAAATACAGCTGTAAATAAGCCTGTTAGCCCTTGCGGAGGTTGCAGGCAAACGCTGTTAGAATATGAAATAAATCAAAAAGAACCTATAGCAGTACTCTTTAGAGGAGAGACGGGCAAGATTGTAAAAGTCGCATCTGTAGCTTCATTACTTCCTTTTTCATTTGACGCATCTTTTCTGTAA
- a CDS encoding MerC family mercury resistance protein translates to MKLTLNSPDTFGTLASVLCVVHCLATPLLFLVHSCSISHCKTTPVWWKSLDYFFLTISFFAIYRSAQTTSKNFMKYALWTSWAILFILIINEKMQWASITEIATYCTAFTLAGLHIYNLNYCQCKTDNCCTKNE, encoded by the coding sequence GTGAAATTAACCTTAAATAGTCCTGATACTTTTGGAACTTTAGCGAGTGTACTTTGTGTAGTACACTGTTTAGCTACACCCTTACTCTTTTTGGTTCATAGTTGCTCAATAAGTCATTGTAAGACAACACCTGTTTGGTGGAAAAGTTTAGATTATTTTTTCTTAACAATTTCGTTTTTTGCCATATATCGCTCTGCCCAAACCACATCCAAAAATTTTATGAAATATGCTTTATGGACAAGTTGGGCCATACTATTTATTCTAATTATTAATGAAAAAATGCAATGGGCTTCTATAACGGAAATTGCTACTTATTGCACAGCGTTTACATTGGCAGGATTGCATATATATAATTTGAATTATTGCCAATGTAAAACAGATAATTGTTGTACCAAAAATGAATAA
- a CDS encoding transcriptional regulator, which translates to MGIIRKTQSVAMLLNEFQNETSAISVIELIKRLNSKVNKTTIYRVLDKLEDDGVLHSFLGTNGIKWYAKCKDCSKFEHTDIHPHFQCVDCGKIDCLSVEVHIPEIPNREVTASQILIQGKCEMCF; encoded by the coding sequence ATGGGAATCATTAGAAAAACACAATCGGTAGCAATGTTGTTGAATGAGTTTCAAAATGAAACAAGTGCCATTTCTGTTATTGAACTCATAAAAAGACTCAATTCAAAGGTAAACAAAACTACTATATACCGTGTGTTGGATAAATTAGAAGATGATGGTGTTTTACACTCATTTTTAGGTACTAATGGCATTAAATGGTATGCAAAATGTAAGGATTGTTCAAAGTTTGAACATACTGATATACATCCTCATTTTCAATGTGTTGATTGTGGTAAAATTGATTGCTTATCTGTTGAAGTGCATATTCCTGAAATTCCTAATCGGGAAGTAACAGCCTCACAAATATTAATTCAAGGAAAATGCGAAATGTGTTTTTAA
- a CDS encoding SDR family NAD(P)-dependent oxidoreductase yields the protein MLNKSLIAKNIILITKSSQLKNKISIKKTIALVSGANRGIGKAITEELLNNGAVKVYAGGRKPESLAGLKEQYGDRLIPVQLDVTSETSIRAVVQEASDVNVLINNAGVLITGNYKAENMLETMLQNFEVNVLGVARLTQAFLPIIEKNDNAAIATVSSVVGLGNMPVANGYSASKAAVHSMIQGLRGELSDSPVLVVGIYPGPIDTDMTKDFEGVPKDTPELLAKNVVEQLAKGEEDIFPDSMSAQVKQAYFASPKEVEKQFAGF from the coding sequence ATTCTCAATAAGAGCTTAATAGCTAAAAACATAATTTTAATAACAAAAAGTTCACAATTGAAAAACAAAATCTCTATTAAAAAAACAATTGCCTTAGTAAGTGGCGCAAATCGTGGTATTGGTAAGGCTATTACCGAAGAATTATTAAACAATGGTGCTGTAAAAGTTTATGCTGGCGGAAGAAAACCCGAAAGCCTTGCTGGTTTAAAAGAACAATATGGTGACAGGTTAATCCCGGTGCAACTAGATGTAACCAGTGAGACTTCAATAAGAGCTGTAGTTCAAGAGGCATCAGATGTTAATGTATTAATTAACAATGCCGGTGTTTTGATTACGGGTAACTACAAAGCAGAAAATATGCTGGAAACAATGTTACAGAATTTTGAGGTAAATGTATTAGGTGTTGCCCGATTAACACAAGCTTTTTTGCCAATTATTGAAAAAAATGATAACGCAGCTATTGCCACCGTTTCGTCTGTAGTAGGATTAGGAAACATGCCTGTTGCCAATGGATACTCAGCATCTAAAGCAGCTGTGCATAGTATGATTCAAGGTTTACGTGGCGAATTATCAGATTCACCAGTTTTAGTTGTAGGTATTTATCCTGGGCCTATTGATACGGATATGACCAAAGATTTTGAAGGTGTGCCTAAAGACACACCGGAATTATTAGCTAAGAATGTTGTAGAGCAACTTGCTAAGGGCGAGGAAGATATTTTCCCGGACAGTATGTCCGCGCAAGTAAAGCAAGCCTATTTTGCATCACCAAAGGAAGTTGAAAAACAGTTTGCTGGGTTTTAA